In Syngnathus acus chromosome 5, fSynAcu1.2, whole genome shotgun sequence, a genomic segment contains:
- the ube2c gene encoding ubiquitin-conjugating enzyme E2 C, whose amino-acid sequence MASQNLDPAASAEAATRKGSEVGGNTTKGSVTKRLQQELMTLMMAGDKGISAFPESDNLFKWVGTIDGARDTVYEGLEYKLSLDFPAGYPYQAPRVRFLSPCFHPNVDEHGFICLDILKDKWSALMDVRAVLLSIQSLLGEPNNESPLNAAAAALWPNQEAYKAHLHSTFHM is encoded by the exons ATGGCCTCTCAGAACTTGGACCCTGCCGCTTCAGCTGAAGCCGCCACCAGAAAGGGCAGCGAGGTGGGCGGCAACACCACCAAAGGGTCTGTAACTAAACG GCTCCAGCAGGAGCTGATGACGCTAATG ATGGCGGGCGACAAGGGAATCTCGGCCTTCCCCGAGTCTGACAACCTCTTCAAGTGGGTGGGAACTATCGACGGGGCCCGCGACACG GTGTACGAGGGTCTGGAGTACAAGCTGTCATTGGACTTCCCGGCTGGATACCCGTACCAGGCACCACGCGTGCGCTTCCTGTCACCGTGTTTCCATCCCAACGTGGACGAGCACGGCTTCATCTGCCTGGACATCCTCAAGGACAAGTGGTCTGCTCTGATGGATGTGCGCGCTGTCCTGCTGTCTATCCAGAGCCTACTGGGAG AACCAAACAACGAGAGTCCACTCAACGCCGCGGCTGCTGCTCTTTGGCCAAACCAAGAAG CCTACAAAGCTCACCTACACTCAACATTCCATATGTGA